TTTAGGTCAATACCATAATTTTCCGGGTCATAATGTCTCTGTACTCCAAGCCATCCACTTAGATTCCTTTCTTTTTCAATAACTCCAGAGTCATCACCACATTCAGGGCATTTTATCGCTTTTATCCCCTCATACACTGGAACTTCGTCAATCCATTGCCAACAGTTTATGCAGTAATATTCCTTTCCAAAATTCTTATTTATTTCTATATATGCGGGTATCTTTTCTCCACCTCTTTCGACAGACCTATCCTTCCCCCAAATACAATGTCCCCTGCTTTCTAGTTTGTCATCGTTAATAATAATTTTAATTTTTCCTTTTTGGAGAACAGGAGAATAAATTCTTGACAAATTTTTTTTATTAAGTGATTGCTTCCTAATAGTCCTGACCCTATCACCCAAATTCTTTATTATGACCTGCGTACCATGAATATCACTATTAGATTTTTCGATGCTGTAAAGTGGCCTAACATAATTCCCACTTTTTTCCATTTCCTTAAAGTCAATGACCACGGAAGTCCAATAATTATCACCTTTTCTGGTGGTCATGACTTGAGTTGTCTTTCCAAGGCGAGCAGTAGCAATATTGAATCCCATTCCAAACAAGCCTAGGCGTGACAAGGGATCATTGCTGGAATAACCAGCTTTCAAACAATTTTGAAGTTGTTCCTTAGACATCCCTGGACCATCATCCCATACTTTTACAAAT
The DNA window shown above is from Methanosarcinales archaeon and carries:
- a CDS encoding ATP-binding protein; the encoded protein is MLKDEIKCENQIGSVDLVPSPRVLRMLGNIEFENWQCLAELIDNSIDSLMGSSEGGTIGIVTPSTNEFDSDPDVFVKVWDDGPGMSKEQLQNCLKAGYSSNDPLSRLGLFGMGFNIATARLGKTTQVMTTRKGDNYWTSVVIDFKEMEKSGNYVRPLYSIEKSNSDIHGTQVIIKNLGDRVRTIRKQSLNKKNLSRIYSPVLQKGKIKIIINDDKLESRGHCIWGKDRSVERGGEKIPAYIEINKNFGKEYYCINCWQWIDEVPVYEGIKAIKCPECGDDSGVIEKERNLSGWLGVQRHYDPENYGIDL